A window of Geotrypetes seraphini chromosome 16, aGeoSer1.1, whole genome shotgun sequence genomic DNA:
ATTTCTGCTCAGTCTGCAATCCATGGCCACTGAATGTGTGTGCTGGAAACACCGTTACTCGTGTATGTTCCTCTGCTGGCATACGCCACCTCCAGTTCCACTTTAGTGCCAGTCAGGATGAATGAGGTACTCCAGAGCATGGCCTCGGGAGGTGGTAAACATGGACCAGTGGTAAGACGTGTGGTGGTCAGCGTGAACGGGCCTCCCATGCCAGGTCTGATAGAGAGTCTTGTTGGCTCTGGTGCCAGGAGTGAGGAGGCGGAGGTGGTGGAATGCAGGTCTCTTCTCTCTGGGCTTTGGGAGACCAGTAGTAACCAGAGGTGGCAGCCGGAGGGTCCCCAGAGGAGCTCTGTTGGAAGAAATAGAAATTGGCTGTTGGAAACCCAGAACAGTTCCCTAAAAGTGTGTTTCTGTCAGAGCCGTGCGTGGTTGCAGACACTGGATAAACGTGTGCATCCCGCAGAGAACACCGCATTAGTTCTGACTGGGAATTTGATCTGCCCTTgttttgtggggaggggggaagtgacaTCTAGTTTTTGAGGTGCTGGGAAGGAGTAAATGAGACTTTAGATGCAGCGTCAGGTCAATGATGGGAGGAAGCGGGGAGGCTGGTGCTCTGCATCTCCTGGTTTTACTCACTCTAGGTGCTCAGCATCCTTTGGTGTCTTCTCCATCCTGCTATCATTGCTTCTTGCACAGCTCTTGGCCTTTTTCTGTCTCCTGAGCGAATAAACTAAGGGTGATGTATCTTCCATCTCTAAAATAAACCATACAATGGATACCGGTTATGGTTACTCGGCCATTTTTGGGTCACCGGTACAGCCCCGAGCAGCGTCTGATCTCTCTGAGCAATGGTTCGCCAACCGGTAGTCTGGTGCTCTAACGAGCAAAAATCATAAGAGGTTTAAGGTTCGATTAGAGGGAATCTTAAGCACAAAAACAAACCACCACCCAACATCAGCTCTTGGCTGGCTATTCAACCTCCATGTACTGAAAAGCAGAGTCATCAATGTGGAATAATCTGTCCGAAAACTGCTGTGGTCCCTCCCCCAGCCCAAATAACTTCCATTGGAAGGAGATCCTATTTATTCCCTTCTCTACCTTCTGGGCTAGGCTGGGCTCTGCCGGTTTCTTCTGCTGGCGTCACTTTTCCACCAGTTACCTTCACAGAGGGTGAC
This region includes:
- the LOC117350656 gene encoding uncharacterized protein LOC117350656 isoform X1, with amino-acid sequence MSSSVFMGWAMPPRFLLLPTPTPDAIKRRLIQRKRGEEKARREGTCRETSPRESLHFDISSSAAAKQKEVTGGKVTPAEETGRAQPSPEEMEDTSPLVYSLRRQKKAKSCARSNDSRMEKTPKDAEHLEAPLGTLRLPPLVTTGLPKPREKRPAFHHLRLLTPGTRANKTLYQTWHGRPVHADHHTSYHWSMFTTSRGHALEYLIHPDWH
- the LOC117350656 gene encoding uncharacterized protein LOC117350656 isoform X2, with protein sequence MGWAMPPRFLLLPTPTPDAIKRRLIQRKRGEEKARREGTCRETSPRESLHFDISSSAAAKQKEVTGGKVTPAEETGRAQPSPEEMEDTSPLVYSLRRQKKAKSCARSNDSRMEKTPKDAEHLEAPLGTLRLPPLVTTGLPKPREKRPAFHHLRLLTPGTRANKTLYQTWHGRPVHADHHTSYHWSMFTTSRGHALEYLIHPDWH